The nucleotide sequence TTTCATCTCTTAAAAAATGATTTTCCACATCCTGAATGGCAAGTGCCTTTGCTTTTTCAATGAGCCTCGCAGTCTCGGTAAGCTCCCTGCCATCCCAGCTCGAATCCTGGTTTTTAAGGTATTGGGCGATCTCAAGGAAAATCCTCTTATAATTGGCTTCAATTCCCCTTTGGTATTCCTCAAGCTTATTATCGACACTTGGCATATACAAATTCATGATCAATGCTACGCCAATTCCAATCGTAATGATTCCCAGCTCGTTCAATAAAACCTCTCCGGTGACCTTTTCTGCCGAGTAGATATGCATGATGATGACACTGCTAGAGACTACACCTTCTTTTGCCCCAAACATGACTACTGTCGGGATGAAAAATAATAATAACAGACCGATGACAATCGGATGATAAGCAATTCCCTGAAAAAATAGCGCCGAGAATGCCATCGCTATTATACAGGCCAGGAATCGATGCCATGAAGCCTGCAGTGAACGTTTCTTTGTCACCTGGATACAAAGAATCGTCAAGATACCCGCAGACACAAAATTCTCAAAGCCAAGGTACTGGGCAATGATAATAGAAATCGCCGTACCTAGCGCTGTTTTCAAAGTCCGGTAACCAATTCTGAATTTCACATTATATTCTCCTATCAAAAAACTATAAATCCCTGCATACCTAAACAAAAAACTTTTGGATATCTCCAATTAGCCGATTTGCAAAACAAATAAAAAGATGATCATACCATTCTAGATATGATCATCCATTAGTTTATCAGATACGTCACGCTTTATAAAAGCAACTCATGTGTCTTAGAGCATTTTTTCGAGAAACTCTTTTGCCCTGCTGCTTTTAGGGCTGCTAAAGAATTCTGCTGGTGGTGCATCTTCAACAAGGACTCCACCGTCTAGGAATAGCACACGATCCGCTACTTCACGGGCAAATCCCATTTCGTGGGTGACAATTGCCATTGTCATGCCAGTGTGTGCCAGCGACTTCATTACCTCGAGCACCTCTTTGACCATTTCGGGATCCAATGCGGAGGTTGGTTCATCGAAAAGCATGACTTCAGGGTTCATTGCCAGCGCCCGGGCGATTGCTACACGCTGCTTTTGGCCTCCTGACAGCCTATTAGGATATTCATTTGCCTTTTCAGCAAGACCGACCTTTTTGAGAAGCTCTAATCCGTGCTTTTCTGCTTCTGGCTTCGATAAACCTTTAACCTTAATTGGAGCATAGGTGATGTTCTGCAATACGGTCATATGCGGGAAAAGATGAAAGTGCTGGAATACCATACCGACATTTTCGCGGACTTTCATGATATTGGTTTTCTTATCAGTAATTTCATCGCCATCAATCAAAATCTGTCCGCTTGTCGGGTGCTCAAGCAAATTAAGGCAACGGAGGAAGGTTGATTTTCCAGAACCGGATGGGCCAATGATTGCGACTACTTCACCACTTTCAATTGTTGTGGAAATCCCTTTCAACACTTCTAGTTTGCCAAATGATTTATGAAGGCCGTGTACTTTAATCACTTTGTCTCAATCTCCTTTCCACTGCCTTGCCAATCATTGTCAAGGTAATGACCATTACATAATAGATAAGCCCAGCAAAAATCAGCGGTTCAAAAAACCTGTATTGATCTCCGCCGACAATATATGACCTGCGCATAATATCATCTACCGCAATGACGGTAACAATCGCTGATTCCTTTGTAAGTGTAATGAATTCATTCATCAATGCCGGCAGGATGTTTTTCATCGCCTGTGGCAGGATGATATCCCGCATCATTCTCTCTCCAGGGACGCCCAGTGCCATTGCGGCTTCTTTTTGTCCTCTATCGACAGCTAAAATTCCTGCCCTGATGATTTCTGAAATATATGCTGCCGAGTT is from Mesobacillus boroniphilus and encodes:
- a CDS encoding aromatic acid exporter family protein gives rise to the protein MKFRIGYRTLKTALGTAISIIIAQYLGFENFVSAGILTILCIQVTKKRSLQASWHRFLACIIAMAFSALFFQGIAYHPIVIGLLLLFFIPTVVMFGAKEGVVSSSVIIMHIYSAEKVTGEVLLNELGIITIGIGVALIMNLYMPSVDNKLEEYQRGIEANYKRIFLEIAQYLKNQDSSWDGRELTETARLIEKAKALAIQDVENHFLRDENLYYQYFKIREKQFEIIERVLPSITSIPKHVEQANIVAEFVELLSKGIHPGNTVLFYLEKLMRMKTEFENMELPKTREEFEARAALLHFVNEMEQFLLLKRSFKGLKTSKDKSEAAVTN
- a CDS encoding amino acid ABC transporter ATP-binding protein: MIKVHGLHKSFGKLEVLKGISTTIESGEVVAIIGPSGSGKSTFLRCLNLLEHPTSGQILIDGDEITDKKTNIMKVRENVGMVFQHFHLFPHMTVLQNITYAPIKVKGLSKPEAEKHGLELLKKVGLAEKANEYPNRLSGGQKQRVAIARALAMNPEVMLFDEPTSALDPEMVKEVLEVMKSLAHTGMTMAIVTHEMGFAREVADRVLFLDGGVLVEDAPPAEFFSSPKSSRAKEFLEKML
- a CDS encoding amino acid ABC transporter permease, whose amino-acid sequence is MNLDFTAILPSLPYILKGIGVTLKIVIVAGLLGFAFGIVLAIFKISKSKALNWFADAYTSIFRGTPLILQLMIIYYGLPQLIGFEIDSYTAAVAAFSLNSAAYISEIIRAGILAVDRGQKEAAMALGVPGERMMRDIILPQAMKNILPALMNEFITLTKESAIVTVIAVDDIMRRSYIVGGDQYRFFEPLIFAGLIYYVMVITLTMIGKAVERRLRQSD